In one Thermosipho ferrireducens genomic region, the following are encoded:
- a CDS encoding NUDIX domain-containing protein translates to MKPINNIKELQKSLRQKLAVICYAVNEFDEVLLLERKKEPFAGKLVPPGGKVEPGEKVYSAVFREFFEETGLKLNSPEIKVVTTEIGPEHYNWILFIFKDKIKKDRVNHSAEGELRWVKRSRLNNENLSDIDKKIIPYIFEKKGVYLFEIEYNTDKEATITSIERCKLDILSL, encoded by the coding sequence TTGAAACCTATAAATAATATTAAAGAGCTGCAAAAATCATTAAGACAGAAACTTGCAGTTATTTGTTACGCCGTGAACGAGTTTGATGAGGTTTTACTTTTAGAAAGGAAAAAAGAACCTTTTGCCGGAAAATTAGTCCCACCTGGTGGGAAAGTTGAACCAGGCGAAAAAGTTTACTCAGCTGTTTTTAGAGAGTTTTTTGAAGAGACTGGTTTAAAACTTAATTCCCCAGAAATTAAAGTAGTCACCACAGAAATTGGACCTGAACATTATAACTGGATTTTGTTTATTTTTAAAGATAAAATAAAAAAAGATAGAGTAAATCATTCAGCCGAAGGTGAATTGCGGTGGGTAAAACGTTCCAGATTGAATAATGAAAATTTATCAGATATCGACAAAAAAATCATTCCATACATTTTTGAAAAGAAAGGAGTGTACCTTTTTGAAATAGAATATAACACAGATAAAGAAGCTACAATTACGAGTATAGAAAGATGCAAATTGGATATTTTATCTTTGTAA
- a CDS encoding ferritin family protein, protein MTVNELLGIALKIEGMGYSYYSRLASNATGEIKKLFEELAIQEREHAKKFEELLKNYGESNQNDWFYEEVTGYATAYAEELILSKLENTEIPEHFKDAVKKAIDVEKDSILFYTEIKALVPDKEALENVINEEKRHLNTLVEKLRDYDSFDMFSEGSKI, encoded by the coding sequence ATGACGGTAAATGAATTATTAGGTATAGCGTTAAAAATTGAAGGAATGGGATACTCTTATTACTCCAGATTAGCATCAAATGCAACAGGTGAAATAAAAAAGTTGTTTGAAGAGCTTGCTATTCAGGAAAGAGAACATGCAAAAAAGTTTGAAGAATTATTGAAAAACTATGGAGAAAGCAATCAAAATGATTGGTTTTATGAAGAAGTAACTGGATATGCCACAGCTTATGCTGAAGAATTGATTCTTTCAAAACTTGAAAATACAGAAATTCCAGAACATTTCAAAGATGCAGTGAAAAAGGCGATTGATGTTGAAAAAGATTCTATATTGTTTTACACAGAAATAAAAGCCCTTGTTCCAGATAAAGAGGCACTGGAAAATGTCATAAACGAAGAAAAAAGACACTTAAACACTCTTGTTGAAAAATTAAGGGATTATGACAGTTTTGACATGTTCAGTGAAGGAAGTAAAATTTAG
- the sfsA gene encoding DNA/RNA nuclease SfsA, producing MSEKILHIPYDYRGTFIKRLNKFVGVVSINNKEELVHIHDPGRLQELLFPGNYVVVKHINNSKRKTKYDLVAAVKEKNWIIVNSSYHRKIAEYILNSPKISPLKKIKFVKAEQMFGNSRLDFYVETDSKKIWIEVKGCTLSRDKIALFPDAPTRRGTKHIEELIHAKSSGFSAALLILIFAPARCFKPNIETDRRFAETFVNALDNGIEVYAIQLEYQIKTQNLMFKTFLPLCL from the coding sequence ATGTCTGAGAAAATTTTACATATTCCATATGATTACAGGGGAACTTTCATAAAAAGGTTAAATAAATTTGTGGGAGTAGTAAGCATTAATAACAAAGAAGAATTAGTGCATATTCATGATCCTGGAAGACTTCAGGAACTTTTATTTCCGGGAAATTATGTAGTTGTAAAACATATTAACAATTCTAAAAGAAAAACAAAATATGACCTGGTTGCTGCAGTTAAAGAAAAAAACTGGATAATTGTAAATTCATCATATCATAGAAAAATAGCTGAATACATTTTAAACTCCCCAAAAATTTCACCTTTAAAAAAAATAAAATTTGTAAAAGCTGAACAGATGTTTGGAAACAGTAGGTTGGATTTTTATGTTGAAACAGACAGTAAAAAGATCTGGATAGAAGTTAAAGGGTGTACACTTTCCAGAGACAAAATAGCTCTTTTTCCAGACGCTCCTACCAGACGAGGAACCAAGCATATTGAAGAACTTATACATGCTAAATCTTCAGGGTTTTCAGCAGCTCTTTTAATACTAATTTTTGCTCCAGCCAGATGCTTTAAACCCAACATCGAAACTGACAGAAGATTTGCAGAAACATTTGTTAATGCATTAGATAATGGAATAGAAGTGTACGCAATTCAACTGGAATATCAGATTAAAACCCAGAATCTTATGTTTAAAACCTTCCTGCCTCTTTGTTTATAA
- the ffh gene encoding signal recognition particle protein, producing the protein MFEGLQEKLSRAFKVLSGKGKITEKNIQEAIKIVKLSLLEADVNYKVVKKFIEDVKRIALGEEVLRSLTPDQMFIKIVKDELIKIMGEKAPLKIVHNPSYIMLVGLQGSGKTTTVAKLANFLKRKGKNPILIAADTYRPAAIDQLITLGNKISVPVFTGDRKNPVKIVKKAVESVKNSGYDVVILDTAGRLHIDDEMMKELEEIKSLTNPDEILFVVDAMAGQDAVNSAKTFNQRLDVSGFVITKMDGDARGGVILSIRYVTNKPVKFIGVGEKIEDFEEFYPDRIAGRILGLGDVLTLIEKAEKELDQEKIKKLGSKFIRAEFTLEDFREQIKEIKKLGSLSKIVEMLPGAPKVDVVAGEKELKRIEAIINSMTPEERNNPKILNASRKKRIATGSGTTVQDINKLLKNYEDMKKMMKMFKKGKLPFGIRGLKF; encoded by the coding sequence TTGTTTGAAGGGCTTCAGGAAAAACTTTCCCGAGCATTTAAAGTATTATCTGGAAAAGGGAAAATAACAGAAAAAAACATTCAAGAAGCTATAAAAATTGTTAAACTTTCGCTTCTTGAAGCAGATGTAAATTATAAAGTTGTCAAAAAATTCATCGAAGATGTAAAGAGAATTGCTTTAGGTGAAGAGGTTCTTCGCTCATTAACACCAGATCAAATGTTTATAAAAATAGTAAAAGATGAGCTTATAAAAATCATGGGAGAAAAAGCTCCTCTGAAGATTGTTCACAACCCATCGTACATAATGTTAGTTGGTTTACAGGGTAGCGGTAAAACCACAACTGTAGCAAAATTAGCTAACTTTTTAAAAAGAAAAGGCAAAAATCCTATTCTTATTGCAGCAGATACGTACAGACCGGCCGCTATTGATCAACTTATAACCCTTGGGAACAAAATAAGCGTACCTGTTTTTACCGGTGATCGAAAAAATCCAGTAAAAATCGTCAAAAAAGCCGTTGAATCTGTTAAAAATAGTGGATACGACGTAGTTATACTCGATACAGCTGGACGACTACATATAGACGATGAAATGATGAAAGAGCTTGAAGAAATTAAATCCTTAACAAACCCTGACGAAATCCTTTTTGTAGTGGATGCTATGGCAGGGCAGGATGCTGTAAACTCTGCTAAAACTTTTAATCAAAGATTAGATGTTTCAGGTTTCGTTATAACCAAGATGGATGGAGATGCTCGCGGTGGTGTAATACTTTCAATAAGATATGTTACAAATAAACCTGTTAAATTTATAGGTGTAGGCGAAAAAATAGAAGATTTTGAAGAATTTTATCCAGATAGAATCGCCGGAAGAATTCTCGGGCTTGGAGATGTATTAACCCTTATTGAAAAAGCTGAAAAAGAACTCGATCAGGAAAAAATTAAAAAATTGGGTTCTAAATTCATAAGGGCAGAATTCACTCTGGAAGATTTTCGCGAGCAAATCAAAGAAATTAAAAAATTGGGTTCTCTGTCAAAGATAGTTGAAATGTTACCAGGGGCTCCCAAAGTAGACGTTGTAGCAGGCGAAAAAGAACTAAAAAGAATCGAAGCTATAATTAATTCTATGACTCCAGAAGAACGGAATAACCCAAAAATACTTAACGCAAGTAGAAAAAAACGAATAGCAACCGGAAGTGGAACAACCGTTCAAGATATAAACAAACTTCTCAAAAATTATGAAGATATGAAGAAAATGATGAAAATGTTTAAGAAGGGAAAATTGCCTTTTGGAATCAGGGGATTAAAATTTTAA
- the rpsP gene encoding 30S ribosomal protein S16, whose product MVRIRLTRMGKKKQPFYRIVVVDQKKRRDGAYIESLGYYNPIKDPYILEVNVEKAVEWILKGAQPSETVRKLLSKVGVFSKVDELKRQKKEDN is encoded by the coding sequence GTGGTAAGGATTCGACTTACACGTATGGGAAAGAAAAAGCAACCCTTTTACAGAATCGTAGTTGTAGATCAAAAAAAGAGGAGAGATGGTGCCTATATAGAAAGCCTGGGGTATTACAATCCTATTAAAGATCCTTACATTCTTGAAGTAAACGTTGAAAAAGCGGTAGAGTGGATATTGAAAGGTGCACAGCCAAGTGAAACCGTTAGAAAATTATTAAGTAAAGTGGGCGTGTTTTCAAAAGTTGACGAATTAAAGAGACAAAAGAAGGAGGATAATTAA
- a CDS encoding KH domain-containing protein: MKELLEYILKGIVKHPNEVVVMEFTEDGKKVFEISVNSEDVGQVIGKDGRTIKSIKILLSSVSDESNFILKVVR, translated from the coding sequence ATGAAGGAGCTCCTTGAGTACATACTCAAGGGAATTGTGAAACATCCCAACGAGGTTGTTGTTATGGAATTCACTGAAGATGGAAAAAAGGTTTTCGAAATTTCTGTCAATTCTGAAGACGTAGGACAGGTCATTGGAAAAGATGGAAGAACTATCAAGTCAATTAAAATATTGTTGTCATCTGTTAGTGATGAAAGTAATTTCATTCTGAAGGTGGTAAGATGA
- the rimM gene encoding ribosome maturation factor RimM (Essential for efficient processing of 16S rRNA), with translation MIKTLQELLSEKIAVGIIGKTHGLNGELKLHPFTNVLEIIENLKEVVLYNEKQKKFFVAKITSIRKANKFYLIKLEGINNIENAKALSGSKIYIDEKELPEIKENEYYFYEIIGCKVFDENEKEVGIVEEILQTGSNDVFVVKNEKEEILIPVTEEYVKSIDKKEKLIKIKLPEWLD, from the coding sequence ATGATTAAAACCCTTCAGGAGCTCTTGAGTGAAAAAATAGCCGTCGGAATTATAGGTAAAACTCATGGGCTCAATGGAGAACTAAAGCTACATCCATTTACTAACGTTCTTGAAATTATAGAAAATTTAAAAGAAGTAGTTTTATACAACGAAAAACAAAAAAAGTTCTTTGTTGCAAAAATAACTTCAATAAGAAAGGCCAACAAATTTTACCTCATAAAGCTTGAAGGCATAAATAACATAGAAAACGCAAAAGCCCTTTCAGGAAGCAAAATTTATATTGATGAAAAAGAGCTCCCAGAAATAAAGGAAAACGAATATTATTTTTATGAAATTATTGGCTGTAAGGTATTTGACGAAAATGAAAAAGAAGTGGGTATTGTAGAGGAAATTCTTCAAACAGGAAGCAACGATGTGTTTGTTGTAAAAAATGAAAAAGAGGAAATTTTAATACCTGTAACTGAGGAATACGTAAAAAGCATTGATAAAAAAGAAAAGTTAATAAAAATTAAACTCCCGGAGTGGTTGGATTGA
- the trmD gene encoding tRNA (guanosine(37)-N1)-methyltransferase TrmD: MKIGVLTIFPEMVKVIKEYGVIAQAVKNRVIDIEIFNLRDYTTDKHKTVDDYPYGGGPGMVMKVEPFYRFYDEYVKKHSKPYIILTSPQGETLNNNVLKELSVQKNIVIICGRYEGVDERIMQIVDKEISIGDYVLTGGELPAMVILDALSRFVPGTVDEESVKNDSFYNDILDHPHYTRPRNFRGLKVPEVLFSGNHSKIELWRRKMALKKTIEKRPDLFLKKEFDITDKKALLELFRELIKNAQ; encoded by the coding sequence TTGAAAATAGGGGTACTGACGATTTTTCCAGAAATGGTAAAAGTCATTAAAGAATATGGAGTAATCGCACAGGCTGTAAAAAATCGAGTAATAGATATCGAAATATTCAATCTAAGGGATTATACTACTGATAAACACAAAACAGTCGATGATTATCCCTATGGTGGCGGTCCGGGAATGGTAATGAAAGTGGAACCTTTTTATAGATTTTACGATGAGTACGTCAAAAAACACAGTAAACCATATATTATATTAACCTCTCCTCAAGGAGAGACTCTAAACAACAATGTTTTAAAAGAATTAAGCGTCCAGAAAAATATAGTAATCATTTGCGGTAGATACGAGGGTGTAGACGAACGCATAATGCAAATAGTTGATAAAGAAATATCAATCGGAGACTATGTATTAACTGGTGGAGAACTTCCTGCAATGGTAATACTGGATGCACTTTCAAGGTTTGTTCCAGGAACTGTGGATGAAGAGTCAGTAAAAAATGATTCTTTCTATAATGATATTCTTGATCATCCACATTATACTCGTCCGAGAAATTTTAGAGGATTAAAAGTTCCGGAAGTGTTATTCTCCGGTAATCACAGTAAAATAGAATTATGGAGAAGAAAAATGGCCTTAAAAAAAACTATTGAAAAACGTCCAGATTTGTTTTTAAAGAAAGAATTTGATATCACAGACAAAAAAGCCTTGTTAGAATTATTCAGGGAGTTGATTAAAAATGCTCAATAA
- a CDS encoding RNA methyltransferase, whose translation MLNKIYVALIHYPILGRDGKIISTAVTNLDIHDIARTSRTYKIKKYFVVTNLPAQQDIVKKVLHYWREDFGAQYNPSRSEALSLVELKSYYEDVIDEIVKNEGEHPIIMFTSAKWRDNTITFEKGKEIILETKKPVLILFGTGWGMPDEILSKCDYALEPVRGKSDFNHLSVRAAVAIILDRLIGENI comes from the coding sequence ATGCTCAATAAAATATATGTTGCACTAATCCACTATCCTATCCTTGGAAGAGACGGAAAAATAATATCTACAGCGGTTACAAACCTTGACATTCATGACATTGCAAGAACAAGTCGTACATATAAAATCAAAAAGTATTTCGTGGTTACAAATTTACCAGCTCAGCAGGATATTGTAAAAAAAGTTCTTCACTACTGGCGTGAAGATTTTGGTGCACAGTATAATCCAAGTAGATCCGAAGCATTGTCTCTGGTTGAATTAAAATCTTATTATGAGGATGTAATTGATGAAATTGTTAAAAACGAAGGTGAACATCCCATTATAATGTTCACTTCCGCAAAATGGCGAGATAATACAATTACGTTTGAAAAAGGGAAAGAGATTATTCTCGAAACTAAAAAACCTGTGTTAATTTTATTCGGCACAGGTTGGGGAATGCCAGATGAAATATTATCAAAATGTGATTATGCGTTAGAACCTGTACGGGGAAAAAGTGATTTTAACCATTTATCTGTGCGCGCTGCTGTTGCTATAATCCTTGACAGATTAATAGGAGAAAATATATAA
- the rplS gene encoding 50S ribosomal protein L19, whose protein sequence is MSMDNLVRIIEKDQFKEVPDFRPGDTVRVYVKFKEGNKERIQAFEGIVISKRGSGISKTFTVRRIGAAGVGVERIFPLYAPVIQKIEVVRRGKVRRAKLYYIRNIRGKVKIKERR, encoded by the coding sequence ATGAGTATGGACAACCTTGTCAGAATCATAGAAAAGGATCAGTTCAAAGAAGTACCTGATTTCAGGCCCGGCGATACTGTAAGAGTTTACGTAAAATTCAAAGAAGGAAACAAAGAAAGAATACAGGCATTTGAAGGAATTGTAATTTCAAAAAGAGGCTCAGGTATCAGCAAAACATTCACTGTAAGAAGAATCGGCGCAGCTGGTGTCGGCGTTGAGAGAATTTTCCCGCTTTACGCTCCAGTTATCCAAAAAATAGAAGTTGTAAGGCGAGGTAAAGTGAGAAGAGCAAAACTTTATTACATAAGAAATATTCGCGGAAAGGTGAAAATTAAAGAGAGAAGGTAA
- the lepB gene encoding signal peptidase I — MKKSPKEIIWETVKTFLYAIVAATIVRLFVFETMLVPTGSMIPTINIGDRLFIEKITYQAREPEIGEIVVFWTPFRDERAERMLRPFDKFMDVFSPKEFRGHVKYVKRLVGKEGDVLTLKLINGKWKLFVNGKIPENLKNVSYQLDGIFKYPDFWKYLDEASRLRKNPAKYKNYLYTLSLKKGSRLANLVFGIIGGLDPVPYGIPYHEYVDKYLKDINISDYVWEKDGQVYVKIPKGFYFFMGDNSSESLDSRFFGFVPKEAVIGRPILRIWPLKKFGPVQPLINNN; from the coding sequence ATGAAAAAATCTCCTAAAGAAATAATCTGGGAAACTGTTAAAACCTTTCTTTATGCAATAGTCGCGGCAACCATAGTAAGGCTATTTGTCTTCGAAACCATGCTGGTCCCCACAGGTTCCATGATACCTACGATAAATATCGGGGACCGTCTTTTTATTGAAAAAATCACCTATCAAGCAAGAGAACCTGAAATTGGTGAAATAGTTGTCTTCTGGACACCTTTCCGCGATGAACGGGCCGAAAGAATGCTCAGGCCTTTTGACAAATTTATGGATGTTTTTTCACCAAAGGAATTTAGAGGTCATGTGAAATATGTAAAACGACTGGTTGGAAAAGAGGGAGACGTATTAACTTTAAAATTAATCAATGGAAAATGGAAATTATTTGTCAATGGTAAAATACCAGAGAACTTAAAAAACGTAAGTTACCAGCTTGATGGAATATTTAAATATCCAGATTTCTGGAAATATTTAGATGAGGCCAGTAGACTCAGAAAAAATCCTGCAAAATACAAAAATTATCTTTACACCCTTAGCTTAAAGAAAGGCAGCCGTCTGGCAAATCTTGTCTTTGGAATAATCGGAGGATTAGATCCAGTACCTTACGGTATCCCCTATCATGAATATGTGGATAAATATTTGAAAGATATCAATATTTCCGATTACGTCTGGGAAAAAGATGGACAGGTTTATGTAAAAATCCCAAAAGGATTTTACTTTTTTATGGGAGACAACTCTTCTGAAAGCCTTGATAGCAGATTTTTCGGTTTTGTTCCAAAAGAAGCTGTCATAGGAAGACCCATACTCAGAATATGGCCCCTGAAAAAATTCGGACCAGTTCAACCTTTGATAAATAACAATTAA
- a CDS encoding diguanylate cyclase: protein MKLRIWLPALIGIILFLMFVSYIFLYIIPGMKNIAFQELLERTKVELQIATKIVDDYYRRYKSGELSKQRAMEMAISEIEKLRYGYENRDYFWIVNLNGELIAHPYYTSLKNKPLEEINDPVARSTISEIVEAAKNGETFVEYRWYVYETKLVEEKISAIEVFKPWDWIIGTGVYEYYMKNRFKELTSTIFRFTITFFVGSFILLGILIFFTGKAEAERKEMVLRIENERKQLETLVLSLPQPVALKNSQLKYIYINDAFSMFAGKVRGEIIGYKDSEIFKEKDYIEKSIKADEKALKTGNSVYFEYCVNFSGENKWYGEWRIPVVGETEKFKSIICIINEITKYRKETILWQEKAELDELTKLANRTFLKRLLKEFDEVKFLTGKKLAVLMADLDGFKKVNDTYGHLIGDKVLEIVAKRLKESVRKDTILIRYGGDEFLIIIPEIDKEEEALMVAKRIRENVNRAMKVEGKVLELGICIGISIYPDDGITLSKLIDQADKLLYEAKLRGKNQVGYKTIS, encoded by the coding sequence ATGAAACTCAGGATATGGTTACCAGCTTTAATAGGAATAATTTTGTTTTTAATGTTTGTGTCTTATATTTTTTTGTATATCATTCCAGGAATGAAAAATATAGCATTTCAAGAACTACTTGAGAGAACAAAAGTAGAACTGCAAATAGCAACGAAAATAGTGGATGATTATTACAGACGTTACAAATCAGGGGAACTTTCAAAACAACGAGCAATGGAGATGGCTATATCAGAAATAGAAAAGCTTCGGTATGGTTACGAAAACCGTGATTATTTCTGGATAGTGAATTTAAATGGAGAATTGATAGCTCATCCATATTATACTTCTTTGAAAAACAAGCCACTGGAGGAGATAAATGATCCCGTTGCGCGTTCTACGATAAGTGAGATTGTTGAAGCAGCTAAAAATGGTGAAACTTTTGTAGAGTATAGATGGTATGTGTATGAGACAAAACTTGTTGAAGAAAAGATAAGTGCAATTGAAGTGTTTAAACCGTGGGACTGGATTATAGGAACAGGTGTATATGAGTATTATATGAAAAACAGATTCAAGGAGTTAACATCTACCATTTTTAGGTTTACCATTACATTTTTTGTAGGGAGTTTTATTTTGCTTGGAATACTTATATTTTTTACAGGAAAAGCAGAGGCAGAAAGAAAAGAAATGGTTTTGAGAATAGAAAATGAAAGAAAACAGCTGGAGACGCTTGTTTTATCACTTCCACAGCCAGTGGCGTTAAAAAATTCTCAACTTAAATATATTTATATTAATGATGCGTTTTCAATGTTTGCAGGGAAAGTTCGTGGGGAGATAATAGGTTACAAAGATTCAGAAATTTTTAAAGAAAAAGATTATATAGAAAAAAGCATAAAAGCTGATGAAAAAGCGCTCAAAACTGGTAACAGCGTATATTTTGAGTATTGCGTTAACTTTTCCGGCGAAAATAAATGGTACGGAGAGTGGAGAATTCCTGTTGTGGGTGAAACAGAAAAATTTAAAAGCATAATTTGTATAATCAATGAAATTACAAAGTATAGAAAAGAAACGATACTCTGGCAGGAAAAAGCTGAACTCGATGAATTAACGAAACTTGCAAATAGAACTTTTTTGAAAAGATTGCTAAAAGAATTTGATGAAGTAAAATTTCTGACAGGTAAAAAATTAGCGGTTTTGATGGCGGATCTTGATGGGTTTAAAAAGGTTAATGATACTTATGGGCATTTAATCGGAGATAAAGTTCTTGAGATTGTAGCTAAGAGACTGAAAGAATCAGTGAGAAAAGATACAATTTTGATCAGGTATGGGGGAGACGAATTTTTAATTATAATTCCAGAAATAGATAAAGAAGAAGAGGCTTTAATGGTTGCAAAACGTATTCGTGAAAATGTAAACAGGGCAATGAAAGTGGAAGGAAAGGTTTTAGAACTTGGTATATGTATAGGAATTTCAATATATCCAGATGATGGTATAACCCTTTCAAAATTAATAGACCAAGCAGACAAATTGTTATATGAAGCAAAACTGCGTGGAAAAAATCAAGTAGGATATAAAACTATAAGTTAA
- a CDS encoding Rossmann-like domain-containing protein, whose amino-acid sequence MSTISEKLLKKAQEYLENETIEDFIVGIGITAVKLSDGRTGIGFTNKQDTLGRCEEFYKCTGVEGNPQSKVEVGMKAIDLLKIGLFSGDPLLRSVAYACVNAVFSVEEIEKHYIKGDISEYLSVTMDDIVGMVGEITPLVTSWKMKVWDLLIFDRNRKDDTVFPDWAIVDLLPKCNVVVITGSSVVNGTIDWVLNYVKTDRVAIVGPSTPLVHGVFPVKILAGMKVVDSEKVFKLIARGAGTKKLVAEKAIEKVNLISEF is encoded by the coding sequence GTGAGTACGATTTCCGAAAAACTTTTAAAAAAAGCTCAGGAATATCTTGAAAACGAAACAATTGAGGATTTCATTGTAGGTATAGGAATCACTGCGGTAAAACTTAGTGATGGAAGGACTGGAATAGGCTTTACAAACAAACAGGATACTCTTGGAAGATGTGAGGAATTTTACAAATGCACAGGAGTTGAAGGAAATCCTCAAAGTAAAGTAGAAGTTGGAATGAAAGCTATAGATTTGCTTAAAATAGGATTGTTCTCTGGCGATCCTTTATTGAGATCAGTAGCTTATGCCTGTGTTAATGCTGTATTTTCAGTTGAAGAAATAGAAAAGCATTATATAAAAGGTGATATAAGTGAATATCTTTCAGTAACAATGGACGATATTGTAGGAATGGTAGGTGAAATAACACCATTAGTCACCTCATGGAAGATGAAAGTATGGGATCTCTTAATTTTTGATCGGAATAGGAAGGACGATACAGTCTTTCCGGATTGGGCTATAGTTGATTTATTGCCAAAGTGCAACGTGGTAGTTATTACAGGCTCTTCAGTGGTGAATGGCACAATAGATTGGGTGTTAAATTACGTAAAAACTGATAGGGTGGCTATTGTAGGACCTTCAACTCCTCTCGTTCATGGGGTGTTTCCAGTAAAAATACTTGCAGGTATGAAAGTAGTAGATTCAGAGAAAGTTTTTAAACTTATTGCACGAGGGGCAGGTACAAAGAAATTAGTTGCAGAGAAAGCTATAGAAAAAGTAAATTTGATAAGCGAGTTTTAA
- a CDS encoding N-glycosylase/DNA lyase, translated as MDGVGLFSQEIESIFDKAKPLVEERWAEFEILGKKGSEEDLFLELSFCVLTANWTARGGIKAQKEIGSGFIRFSEEELEEALRKVGHRFPKARAKYIVENRWIIGKLRKIINLPLFEAREFLVKNVMGIGWKEASHFLRNAGFCDIAILDKHILKLMKKFRLINEIPKGWSKKKYLMYEEKLRGVSNKLGECLGKLDLYLWYYVKGQVDK; from the coding sequence ATGGATGGTGTTGGATTATTTTCTCAGGAAATAGAGTCCATCTTTGATAAAGCGAAACCATTAGTGGAAGAGCGATGGGCTGAGTTTGAAATTCTGGGAAAAAAAGGTAGCGAAGAGGATTTGTTTTTAGAGCTTTCTTTTTGCGTGTTGACGGCAAATTGGACTGCCAGGGGCGGGATCAAAGCTCAAAAAGAAATAGGTTCCGGGTTTATAAGGTTCTCAGAAGAAGAACTTGAAGAGGCATTAAGAAAGGTAGGACATCGGTTTCCAAAAGCAAGAGCAAAATACATTGTAGAAAATAGATGGATTATTGGAAAATTACGAAAAATAATCAATTTGCCTTTATTTGAAGCAAGAGAGTTTTTGGTTAAGAATGTTATGGGAATTGGCTGGAAAGAAGCTTCTCATTTTCTGAGAAATGCAGGATTTTGTGATATTGCTATACTTGATAAGCATATTTTAAAGCTTATGAAAAAATTTAGATTGATAAATGAAATTCCTAAAGGATGGAGTAAAAAAAAGTATTTGATGTACGAAGAGAAATTGAGGGGTGTATCTAATAAGCTGGGTGAGTGTTTGGGAAAGCTTGATTTATATCTCTGGTATTATGTAAAAGGACAGGTAGATAAATAA
- a CDS encoding GNAT family N-acetyltransferase — translation MEFKEDNGKLYVIEDEEIVLHVGKWKKHERFCGGRVVEKKFHDFSKFLKRFSREFKKVYPEHSLILNFEQKINYESNSSDYIILDRIFMSIKLGNLFEEPEENFVPLRFEKLESYANEIYEAIPWYDKLLMGVKNPYELNEFFEEVDRGNYGYVLKELSFQLENPFRGFIFTLEENDSGILIGDVVVLPEFRRQGLGTKLIKKVLYTAQKKGYKEAFLFVTDDNFAKRLYRKVGFEEIDVTSLLIIR, via the coding sequence ATGGAATTTAAAGAAGATAACGGAAAACTTTATGTGATTGAAGACGAAGAGATAGTGTTGCATGTAGGAAAGTGGAAAAAGCATGAAAGGTTCTGTGGAGGAAGAGTTGTTGAAAAAAAGTTTCATGATTTTTCAAAATTTCTGAAAAGATTTTCCAGGGAATTTAAAAAAGTTTATCCAGAACATTCGCTTATTTTAAATTTTGAACAAAAGATTAATTATGAATCCAATTCAAGTGATTACATTATTCTGGATAGAATATTTATGTCCATTAAACTTGGAAACTTATTTGAAGAACCTGAAGAAAACTTCGTGCCATTAAGATTTGAAAAGTTAGAAAGTTATGCGAATGAGATATACGAAGCGATACCGTGGTATGACAAATTGTTAATGGGTGTGAAAAATCCTTACGAATTAAACGAGTTTTTTGAAGAAGTGGATAGAGGAAATTATGGATATGTGCTAAAAGAACTATCGTTTCAACTGGAAAATCCGTTTAGAGGATTTATTTTTACTCTTGAGGAAAACGATTCTGGTATTCTTATAGGGGATGTGGTTGTTTTACCTGAGTTCAGAAGACAGGGGTTGGGGACAAAATTAATAAAAAAGGTGTTATATACAGCACAAAAGAAGGGGTATAAAGAAGCTTTTTTGTTTGTAACGGACGATAATTTTGCAAAAAGACTTTACAGGAAAGTTGGTTTTGAAGAAATTGATGTGACATCGCTTTTGATAATACGTTGA